The stretch of DNA aacgtttgaatccgtgtgcaccttgcaaaccttcacatcacctctctcaacaaagttacggatgaggtgatactttcgcagtatatgtctggacttcttagttgttctatactcctttgctagtgcaacggcaccactattatcacaatagaggtccactggactggacgcactaggaacaacacccaagtcagaaacaaactttctgatccaaacagcttcttttgcagcttcggaagctgcaatatactctgcctctgtcgtcgaatcagccaccgtatcttgcttggaactcttccagctcactgccccaccattgaggcagaaaacaaaaccggattgcgatttggagtcatctttgtctgtttgaaaactagcatcggtgtaaccctttacaaggagctcatcttcgcctccaaatattaggaacatatccttagttcttctcaagtacttaaggatactctttacaattgtccagtgaggttcaccgaaatctgactgatacctgctcgtaacacttagagcaaaggaaacatctgggcgcgtgcaaagcatagcatacatgatcgaccctatggctgaagcataaggaatcgtactcatcctcttttgctcatcaggtgtcgtagcacactgactcttgcttagagtaatgccatgtgacattggcaagaaacctttcttggaatcttgcatattgaaccgattcaatatcttgtcaatgtacgtgtcttggctcaatccaattagcctttttgatctatctctatagatcctaatacccagaatataagccgcctctcctaaatccttcatcgaaaaattctttttcaatgaggttttaacggcttcaagcattggaatatcatttccgatcagtaatatgtcatccacatataggaccagaaacacaagtgcgctcccactagcctttttgtaaacacaaggctcatcttcattcgtgatgaagccaaaccctttgactactttatcaaaacgaatattccaactccgagatgcttgcttcaatccatagatggacctctgaagcttacatattttcccagcatttttaggatcgacaaaaccttcaggctgtgtcatatacacatcctcacttagatgtccattaagaaaagcggttttgacatccatttgccatatctcattttcataatatgcggcaattgctaggagaatccgaacagactttagcattgcgacgggcgaaaaggtttcctcatagtcaacaccttgaatttgtcggaaacctttcgccaccaatcgtgccttatagatgtgaacatttccatccatgtctaattttttcttaaaaatccacttacagtcgacaggtcttacactgtcaatctgatcgaccaagttccaaacttgattatcatgcatggattttaactcggattccatggcttcaagccatttgtcggagtcgggtcccagcattgcttctttgtaggtcaagggctcatcattttccatcaataatacatggcgctcttccgtaataaggaggttgagcttgtcagtagcgcgacatgcccttatagaccttcatggggctggtgcctcaactacgggttgtgcaacatcttgcacatcccgtggatcttcagtgggtgctgaaacagtttcgggtgtttcctgaatttcttcaagttgcaccttgctcccactaaatccttttgagagaaactccttttctaagaaaacaccattgcgagcgacaaacactttgccttccgccttattgtaaaaataatatcctttggtttccctaggataccccacaaagaaacatttgtctgactttggagtgagcttatctgacatcaaacgtttgacataagcctcacatccccaaactttgagaaaagataatccaggacgcttcccagtccatatctcatatggtgtcttctcaacagacttacttggaaccctattcagtgtgaacgcagcagtttcaagagcataaccccaaaatgacaatggaagatcagcttggctcatcatggacctaaccatgtccaacaaggttcggttcctccgttcggataccccattccattgaggcgttccgggcggagttagctgcggaataattccacattgcttcaaatgatcaccaaattcaagactcaaatattctcctccacgatcagatcacagaaatttaattgtcttgcctaattgattttgtatttcattctgaaattctttgaacttttcaaacgattcagacttgtgcctcattaagtagatatagccatatctactaaagtcatcagtgaaagtaatgaagtactgaaaaccacctctggctattgagctcattggtccacatacatcggtatgtacaagtcccaacaagtcactcgccctctcactctgaccggtgaaaggcgctttggtcatctttccaagcaaacaagactcacatgtgtcaaatgattcaaaatcaaatgagcttaacaatccatctttatggagttgttcaatgcgcttctcatttatatgacctaagcgacaatgccaaataaaaatgggattcaaatcatttggtctaagcctcttagtattaatgttacagacagatttatcctcaagatcaagaacatataatccattcaccaatggacaatgagcataaaaaataccattgcaaaagatagaacaacgtttgttctcaattacaatcttaaaatcaccaacttcttccaaacatgaagaagaaataatgttcttgctcaaaacagaaatgcaataacaattatttaattccaaaactaatccggagggtagagacaagtggtaggtgccgaccgccaacaccgcaacctttgcgccattgccgacccgaacgtccaactcgcctcttgcaaatcttctagtctcacttagaccctacaacgatttgcaagtgtgaatcatcgatccagtatcaaatacccatgattcactagaagataatgcaatatttatttctataacatttatacctgaagtggaagtctcacttcccttcttcttcttcttttcttccaagtacttcttgcagttcctagaccaatgtcccttttcatgacagtggaagcattcatcttcagaagtagggccagatttggccttaggtgctggctttagcttagagcctgaggactcaccaccggaactcttttccttgcctttacctttgggattaggaggcgtccaacgcttcctctttttgttccccttctgaatcatcatcacatgattgggattcttcttaatgctctcctctgctgtttttagcatcccatgcaactcactcaatgttttatccaagccattcatctgaaagttcatgataaaaggctcatagctcgccgggagcgactggagaataacatcagtagccaagtcttggtgaagttcagaaccaagtctatccaaagtctcaatgtaaccaatcattttgatcacatgaggactgactgggctaccttctgccagcttgcacgcaaacaaggattttgagatattgaacctctcagtcctggcttggttctgaaacatcccacgcagcccctcgatcatggtatgagcatccgcatgctcatactgcttctgcagatcaggggacatggtggcgagcatcagacagctgacatcaagtgagtcattgcagtgcttctcataagctctgcgatcagcagcagttgcattgtcagggagatcatcaggatatggctgctcaagaacatactcctttttctcttgcctgagaacaattctcaggttgcggtaccaatcaataaagtttgttccattcaacttttctttctcaagaacagaacgcaaattgaaagcggaattgttactggcagacatgatctacaacattaaagtaaagcaagatttcagcactaagtttatgtaaagactttcattaactgatttaacaaaagacaacctactatatcaaagtcatcttccctctaatgacatatagtggttcaagatccataatcactaaaattctagtgagctttagcatcacggctagaaaagtagtgatacaggtaagtaacaaattactaatcacatctctatgcgactcttgtttgttgggtggcatccaatgccccggccccaaccctatgccttaaagcccaaaactgttttgatagctttgctgagtaaaccaatactatgcttgtgaatgtctgacatccaccctatacaaaagtgatagctgagggtactctactttggtaaacctaccacacaacgatcaaaatttataggtgcagctattggtaaaaggcatcaaaaactcaaacttttctgagggaagctattctatcatgattaaagcatccaccatatgtaaaagcatgaaagaatagtatgacaggaaaataaacatcacaggcatataatcatattatattgtgaatagtatggcctcttgcatcacaatgggttctatcgccatggctccaaggtgacctccattgccatccgtcctgtcttgtggtgatcatcatcgccatcatgattgaaacctccatgaaaagatactaagctactacatctaatagctagtgaaataattacatgaggattcaaacatcacaagtcgacacgcaggtcgttatacaataatggtgcaacctcaacccggttgtgttaacttgcgacacgcaggtcgcacaaatcatcacatacatcatcacatgacattgaggccataccattcacatcacaccctgcaaaaacaagttaggcgtacgacgtgttctaccaaagtagcgcttgggaagccgctacagcgagaaagcaacggcgtgtctcagggcagcgccctgaaaacctcacggaattacacagatcgcatctatggaatccctatgaaaatctcatcaaagtgatcgcatcacctcaaatccgagccattcataatgcctcaattttcactaggtcaatcaccttgaccgtgcaaactttgcacttgagaagactgcatctacacatgacattgatctgttggttcaatctactgactatgcacacagttagtcccgatggtgattccagccggtagggacatgtcgtatgcataacagagaaagaacacaaactaatcttttgtcacatgccgcgcaatcaactcgctccagttttaaccccttatgaccaattgatctaatcaaaccatgcaaaagtaatagatccaatctactacaacaacatatcacctatatgcaaaagatccagaccaaaaactacgcaagatggctctggtaccactgtaggaaaacgggtaggctacgctagcatcactaccgcataaacccaagatacttgcgagtagaagatcatagatcgttaccactagacgcgcagcgcagcggaagaagtcgcgcgtcgatgtagaggaagtagtcgatcacgtcccacgaaccgagctcctcgtacttgatcccagcagccgatcagcgcagcagtcgcagcagcgcctccacggagtccacacgtacggggatgaaacgccgggcgtcggtgtgctagcaccgcacgcacggcaagggcggcggccgagagagagggaggggcggcggctagggaggtggcgcggctcaggtcatcgcccccctagcccctccctcatatatatagggcgtactaatgagcttctatctcataggcccattagtaaccctaatccctcttggatcaatatccacttgggcctttaaaccgtattgtgatgatgggctcttggacATATCACCAACAGAGATTGCATAAGGATCGATGGTATGCTGCCTCAGGTGTTCGAGAGCCTGCTGCACTTCGTATACACAGATTCGCTGCCGGAGATGGCTGAGGCAGAAGAGCCTGTGATGGCTGAGCACTTGCTGGTAGCGGCGGACAGGTTCGACCTGCAGGGGCTCAAGCTGATTTGCGAGGAGATACTGTGCAGAGAGATAAATGAGGAGACGGTTGCAAAAATACTGAGATTAGCTATGCAACACTAGTGTTGTTTACTCAGGGACGCTTGCATGGAGTTTCTTGAAGATCCTCCTGTACTCCAAGCGCTCGTGGCAAACGACAATGACTTGCTTGAGCTTGTGGCTAAAACTTGCCCTATGCTTTTGAAGGAGTTGTGGGCTTgtgacgaggatgatgatgatgaccctATGCAAGATGTCTAGGGCTCTTGGTCTTGTGCTTCTGAGAAAGTTTTTGGAGGAATGTTCTAATTCCTTGTGCTAATACTAGACATGTGCTTATTATAGGGAAAGCTAGTGCATGGTGAATGCGAATCAATTCAATTTGCAACTATAAGCTACCAAGTACTAGTTCTAGTAGTAGCTATATAGTATATATGTTGTATTATCCTAGTACGAAATAGTATGTAAGCCCCTCTCGACTTCCTTTCTGTCAGTCTGATCCTTTGTGCAGACTTGAATTTCATATATGTCgaagaagtttttttttaattctaaTGTCATTTATTAGTATGTGGCTATGTGCCAGTCTATGAACCACATATTTCTTAAGCAAATGAAACCTCTGTACATGAGTCTTTCATCCATTCTTTAGTTTCTTTAAACACCTGATGAAATTcctatattatattatattatattatattatattatattatattatattatattatattatattatattatattatattatattatattatattatgagtaaattgcaccacGGGTCTCCAAACTTGTAATGGAGTTTCACCTAGATTcctaaactctcaaatcgtcCATCTGGGTTCCTAAACTGTGTTAAGTGTTTCATCTGAGGTCCCAAACATGCCACGCCAGTTCCAACGCCGACGTGGCATACCGCGTGGTGCCACGCTAGCAacaatttggaaaaaaaaaacccttcaTAATCTTATCTTCTAAGATTTGCtcgtccctccctctccctccaatCTCTCTCTCTAAGCTCGAGCTGCCGAGCTCCCTCAGCCCCCATGCCGCGCCCTCAGCGGCGGCCGCCCCCGTCCCCTCTGAGGGGCCTGTGCAGGGGAGGCAAGAAGTGGCGGCGCTTCAGCCCTCGTCATCCGTGCCGGTGCTGCTGAGGCTGGCCAAGTCCGTCGCCGCCGGGCGGAGGGAGGTGCTGGAGTCCGGGGACGCGGCGGTGCTGCTGCGGCACGCGGCGGAGGCCCGGGCGCTCCTGCTCCTCACCCTGGACGGCGACGACGCGCGCGTCAGTCTCGTGGCGGACGGCGCCGTCGACGTGCTCtccgtcgcggcggcgcggtcgccgCGCACGCGGCCACGGCGCTCACCAACCTCGACAGCGTCGACGTCAACAAATGCAGCATTAGGGCGCACCCCTCGGCCATCCCGGAGCTGGTGGGGCtcgtccgccgcggcggcctgcgGGAGCGCCGCAAGGCGGCCACGGCCCTCTACGAGCTGGCGGagaaccgccgccgcgccgtgcgtGAGGGTGCGGGGCCCGCGCTTGCCGACTTCGCCGCCGTCGGCTCCGCCTGCACCGTCGAGGTGCTCGGCCTCCTCGCCAAGTGCCACGAGGGGCGCCAGGAACTGTGCAAGATCCACGGCAATCGagcaggccgtgctcgtcctcAGTTGGATTTGCTCGGAGAGCAACGAATTGGCATTGGAAGCGATAAAAGCTGGGATCTAAGAGACGAGGGGCTTGTGCGGCATGGGGGCTGAGGCCTGAGGGAGCTCGGCAGCCCGAGCATAGAGAGAGAAattggaaagagagagagggggaccAAGGAGCAAATCTTAGAAGATAAGGCTATGaaggtttttttttgcaaattattGCAAGCGTGGCACCAGTGGCATGTCACGTCGGCGCCGAAAACTGGCGTGATATGTTTGGGATTTCAGATGAAACACTTAACACAGTTTGGGGACCCAGATGgacgatttgagagtttagAGACCTAGGTGAAACTTCGGTACAAGTTTGGGGACCCGCGGTGCAATTTACTTTTATATTATCTTCAAATCTGAACTTGTATGATATAAATGAAAACTCTATACAAAGGAACGTAGGGGTTTATGGATGGCAGGTGTTGTTTTTATCTCGGCGATCCACAAACTAATTTAATGCCCCACGGGTCTCAAATGGTTGATGGTTAAGTTATGCACTGTATTTAGAATGAACTGAACTTTTATCAACTCGACTTATGAACAGACTATAGTTCAGCACAGGACACAAAAACAAAGCAATCAAAAGCGACTGTCATTCAACTTCAGCAACATAGTAACTGCAAGCCTAAAACAACCAACCATCAGGAATGATATCAATCCCAACAATTTTCCATCGGTCAACAAAAACTCTGCACATTCTTCGGTGACCTTGTACTTAGCTTGTTTCTAAAGAAACACCATCACAAAACCAAAGCAAATTGTCGTTACAATTAGGCTTGCGATGACATTAGTAACATTGTTGTTCACTTGTGTGGAGCATCACACCCTTTAAACAAAACTGAAAAACATGAATCACACAGGAACAGCCAGTGAATTCAAAGGGATCCATTAACATTCAGAGTTACTAGAAAAAACACTGTTCACTCGTGTGGCAACAGCACACTCCTTGACCAAAAATGAAAAACAATGATCACACAGGAACGACTAGTGATTTCAGAGGTAACCGTCAACATTTATAGTTACAGATCCAGGTAATTTAACACTTGTGAAACCAAGAATGCTCGTCATCTGATCAGTTAACAAATAAAAATTGACAAACTTGGGAAAAAAAGATAACAAAAAATCAAGTCTACAACCAAGCTCAGTTTATAATCAATAGCAAAACTGCAGTCAGTAAAGGGGTTCGAGAACTTAATTGTAACACTCTATCCGTTATAGTCATCAACCATCAGCATCAATTATGGTAGCCAAACAAAATTTGGAACAAACCGAGCTTTTGTTACCTCGGTTTCTGAAGACACTATAGGTTCAGAGAAAAAACAACAGACAAATCACACATGAACATCCAACTTTCATAATTTCGTCAGATTACCAGAGAAAAGCATCACTCAGAGCTACAATCCTGATCATTTAACCCAGGCAGGTGACAGGTTCCATATTCTGGTTATAACCGCAAGCATAATCAACAATGTTCTGCTGTCAAATTTCAGAGAATGTATCCACGAGAAATTGGAATGGAAACCCATGCTTGTCTCACTGAATTGTTTCTGTTTTTATAGTAGTGATGAAGTATGCATATCTTTCCCTTGTCGCATCATCTGTGGCCGTGTTGCATGATCATGGCTCCATCGGTAACCGATACTGAGTTGCACAAACTGAAGCCGTAAACCACTGTCTTTTTCTTGTACTAGCGCCTCCAGGCTGCAGAGTTTGCCGTCAGATGGTCCCCAAAGGTTTGTGAAGCAACAGGTTGAGCCTTAAGCCGTCAGATGGTCCCCAAAGGGGTATCTAGCAATCTTGGCCGTCGATTCGTTCATGTGTGATGTGTCTCTGGACTCTCTCCTGTTTCATCTCTTCGTCAGACACACCTCCTTCAGTATCTTCAGGTTTCAGGGTCAACAGTGTGTTCTTCCTGTGACACCCTAAGTGTTtgcacagtagaactgtatttattttatgcatcatgtgcttaaattgTGTGAGCAAgtgtcttattttaaaaatataaggttaattgtgtaaatatgatttgatgcagggtcctttctataatttaatttgaatagggtgtgcaaatattgcttttgtggagggtttatttgcaaaattcagtgcaatcattacatggcagaaaattttacatttCAATCTAAATTTAAGGTGgatttgctttggaaaagacaaaagtccattaaattcaaaatactttccatgttttcaaaataactctttaacctttgatcaaatcaatttttgcgcaacaccaaagttgtagatcttgaaaagttgagccctagtttatgagttatttttgttttacagtaggatTCCTGAATTTTTCAGAAATTACAGACAAGTCCAGCAGTCATctcccacctctctccctctctgcttcgcTCTGCTGCCGGCGCAGTGcagcgctgcccgccgccgaggagggttGCAGGgcacctcctgctgctccaccgccacacgcggcacccccgCGACCCTCTGGACCCACTCCACCCCGTGCTGGATCCCTCCTCCCCTTGCCATGCCGCCcagtcgagctccgcggccgccacctcgccgccaccgtGGCGAGCTTGGGAAAGAGCCCGGCTTCCCCATCTCTCGCGCGCCTCAGCACTAGGAGAATCCCCGCAACCCATTCCCCTCACTACCTCGCCAGTTCCCCGCCCCTAAaccccagaacaccgccgccgtccacccaaacgccgacgagctcgagctcaccgtcgacccgcCATTCCAGACCTCCTCCGCCCACACAGACCCCGCCATCAGCTCCACCTcgctctcgcgcagctccccgaCCGCTCCTCGTCGCCTATCCTCCACCAGAaccccctcgccgccgatcccgtacgccgaccgccgctgctcgccgtcgacgaacctcctccggccgcctcctcctcgacccaaaCCCATCAGCAGGTAGCGCTTGGCGCCCTGAGGCTCCACAGCCccttcaccctcgccgccgatgacCAGAGCCTCCAGAATCGGCCGGTCAAACTCCTCTCTCTGCTCTGACTCCAGCCAAGGGCCTATTTGCAAGCATCTTTTTCTTTCTAGGGGCCTGTCTGCAAGATTCCAGTCCTTTCCCTTTTATTTCTAGgctgaaatttgaaaatacctagaaattcatagacaaataagaaaaatacaaatccaaatgttttggaatccttgttacaaggcctacaagttttgttacatacccATCTTTAGTTTTGGTCTGCATGTTAATCCAAGAAATAGAATataataaataggctttaattgttctaggagttatactcagtaacttcatgtgACTTTTGGCTAGAATGTATCTTGCAGTGTTACTAGtttttggtaaaaatttgaaatcttTTTGACATCactaactaggtcaaagtttcaagattcctagatctactagttttgctaatatatttatgctggtagaaatattaaatttctgtgtttgaaactttttccatgcatgcatgtcactaAAGCCTTGCTGTTGTGcaaatttgagaaattttagatctatttagttatatctttgatttaatgcttgttaagtaggctttaattgtgataaatagtttacttgcttagaaaaatctgcgaatatttgtggaactctatttggccatatattcatgtttgtAAAATATAGGATCCAGAAATGTTATAGAACTTTCTGTTCTAATTAGTTTTGCTATATGtcgtttaattttgtcaaaattattacttctatTTTAtacctagataaattctgaaaaaaattataGGAATAGGACGTTCATAAGCATATGAAGCCTGTTCTaagaaattttgagcttcatgaGTGTTatagtttgttctgtagaatttaatcttattttaggtgttgtctgaataaatgttttattctgaataattggctgcatgaaatggtatAAAATTTACAAGATAGATTGCTCTATGTACttcctgtttgaagtaatttttctgaatttaaataCTGTTTGTGTGCTGAGTTATTTATTTCTTAGCAAACCATAATTTATTTGCTATATGAGCTAAccaaaacttactttgtgaagataatcaAGTTATCTTGTGAGGTTagtcatgttgttttgtgtagtaagacatgttaaataattactctataaacgattgcccatatactAAATTTTGattgctatttgttagactacaactttatcgtgaagtatATGTGTTTGTAAtatcgtttcttgcatcacatatagatacgactgttttagcggacgggacgtacgagctgatccaggAGTCCGAAGGAgctgatcaagaagcccagttGAATGCCATtatactgactgaagacccggaccaaagtccggaagagcacAAGGCTGatttagctagtgactaccgcgaaggcaagccccggacataaacccagtatttcaaattatgcactttatgtactacttacttgtgcatttacagttggatttgaattgaaactctagatacatgatcctaggaacctatgtatcgaacactagatttgagttcgagtaactgctatgcttataggaccggtaaaaatcGAGTGATTGCTTGTCACTCGCTGAAAAGTAGTATGACCTTACTTATCTATCCATGGTTATATGACCTTACTTATTTGTATTCACCAAGCTGAGAAGtcgtgagtgtctgagttgtactgtgtattctaaaaaaaattaaataaattgcAAAATGACAACTTTAACAtaacttttttttctaaaaacaagaactttttttttctaaaaacaagaactttttttagataatgggaaAGAGTACCCGGTTTTGACCTCAAAAGAGGCTACAGCCACTCTAAAAACAGGAACTTTAACATGacataattttaatttttcaaaGTGACTCTTGACTGATGATACACTCAGGCCGGCCACACTAGCTCGATCAGATCATCAGGCATCGGACCACGTGACGGGGACCCTGCCGACGTCGGTGTCGAGCCCGAGCGCCTTCCACACGGCCGCCGACGAGTCGACGATGTTGTCGCCGCAGCCGCGCGAGGAGTCACACTCGTCCACGACCTTGGCCACCACGGAGCGCCCGCCGCGGCTCGTGATGCGGATCCTCCGGTTGCACCGCCGCGTGCCGTCCAGCCGGAGCCACCCGCTGGACAGCGCCACGATCCTCTCGCCGTCGCTGTGGAAGTGGCCGTCGCactccgccgccccgccgccgctgcccccgcGCTCGAACCCGTTCAACGTCATCACGGCCGGGGTGTGCGCCGACACGGCCGGCGAGTGGCGGGCGCAGACCATCAGCTGCAGCAGGGCGAGGACGGCCAGCACTAGCACTGCGGCGAGAGACTTGGCGTTCGCCATTGCTGCTTGCTGCTTGCTCACGCGCAGTTTCTTGCCAGGCTCTGTGCGTCTCGCAGTGTTTATATAGCAATTGCTGCAGGCTGCCCAACAAGG from Panicum virgatum strain AP13 chromosome 9K, P.virgatum_v5, whole genome shotgun sequence encodes:
- the LOC120647808 gene encoding putative ripening-related protein 7, with amino-acid sequence MANAKSLAAVLVLAVLALLQLMVCARHSPAVSAHTPAVMTLNGFERGGSGGGAAECDGHFHSDGERIVALSSGWLRLDGTRRCNRRIRITSRGGRSVVAKVVDECDSSRGCGDNIVDSSAAVWKALGLDTDVGRVPVTWSDA